From the genome of Methanoregula boonei 6A8:
AAAGCGGCATGAGCACAAAAGAGGTGCTCGCGGCGATGAAGGACGCCGGCCTTGCCTCCATGTGCGGGACAGCGTCCGAGATCCTCGTTGATTCCGTCCGGGAGAAAATCTGCGCTCAGAAGATCCCGACCGCGGAATGGGTACGTATTATCAGAGAGGCGCACCAGCTCGCGATTCCCACCACTGCCACTATTATGTACGGCCATTGCGAGACCGATGCAGACCGGGTGCGCCACCTTGCCATACTCCGGGAGATCCAGGACGAAACCAAAGGATTTACGGAATTTGTCCCGCTCTCGTTTATCCACATGAACACACCCATCTTCCGGAACGGGACCGCCCGGGCAGGGGCCACCGGCCGGGAAGATCTCCTGATGGTTGCAGTTGCCCGGCTCTTCCTTGACAATTTCGCAAACATCCAGGTCTCGTGGGTCAAGGAAGGGATCAAGATGGCGCAGCTTGGCCTCCTTGCCGGGGCAAACGATCTCGGGGGCACGATGTTTGAAGAGAGCATCTCCAAGGGTGCCGGCGCTACAAATACCGATTACCTGGACCCGGCCGAGATGCAGCGGGTAGCAGAAGACCTGGGCCGGACGCTTTGCCGGCGCACAACCCTCTATAAACCGGTCTGACCCTCCCTTTTTGCCCCGGCCTTACAGCCTTTTATCCTTCATGATCCAACGGTGTGATCGGTACTATGCGAAGGAAAGACCGGGAGATCACGGACCGGGGTGCGATGGAAGCGATCCTCACCAGCGCAGAGGTGTGCAGGATCGGGCTGGCCGACGGCGGCGAGCCGTACGTGGTGCCGGTCTGCTTTGCCTACCGGGACAACGCGATCTATTTCCATTCGGCTCAAGCGGGAAAGAAGATGGAGATGCTCCTAAAGAACCCCCGCTGCTGCGTTGAAGTGGACCACTCCACCGGGCCGATCCCGGACAAGAATCCCTGTTCCTGGGAGATGCGGTACCGGAGCGTCATTTGCACCGGCACCGCAAAGAACCTGACTTGGTACGAGGAGAAGCGCGAGGCAATGAACGCCATCCTGCGGCACTACGGCATCCCGGATCACCCTTTTACCGAAAAAGAACTGGAGAAGGTCTGCCTGGTAAAAATTTCCCTTGATGGGATGACCGCAAAACAACATGGATACTAATCAGCCGGTCTTTTCCGTCACTGCACTTAGGTATCACGCGTTCTGGTACCGGGTGTAAGTCCGAGGCTGGAGAACGCAGCAATAATCTCTTTTTTTGGGTCCCGGTGCCAGTGCAGGAGATGGGAGGGGCAGTCACAGTCGCTGCACCCGAACCGGTCTACCCCTGTCCCACCTTGGGCAAGGAGGGCAGCGAGTCTGCATTCGAGCCGTTCGGCAGTCGGGGCGCTCATCGCATATGCAACCGAAAAGCGGAGATCGGAGAGGAGGTAGTCGATATGCCATTTCGGCCGCTTGTCCCGGTGCTCAGCGAGCCGGAGATGACGTTCGAGCCGCACAAGCCCCCCGGGACCAAGGGCAGAACCAATGTATCCG
Proteins encoded in this window:
- a CDS encoding pyridoxamine 5'-phosphate oxidase family protein; amino-acid sequence: MRRKDREITDRGAMEAILTSAEVCRIGLADGGEPYVVPVCFAYRDNAIYFHSAQAGKKMEMLLKNPRCCVEVDHSTGPIPDKNPCSWEMRYRSVICTGTAKNLTWYEEKREAMNAILRHYGIPDHPFTEKELEKVCLVKISLDGMTAKQHGY
- the cofH gene encoding 5-amino-6-(D-ribitylamino)uracil--L-tyrosine 4-hydroxyphenyl transferase CofH is translated as MDRDRATLLSGAVEGDRISEKDALRLFSTRDRDVWKIAAAADEKREQVVGDAVTYVRNQNINVTNLCVNACGFCGFGKKPGDEGIYFHDEAVIREKAALAKSRNVTEICTVSGLHPAFTAQSYIDVYRWIGEAAPGVHLHASNPMEVAYAARKSGMSTKEVLAAMKDAGLASMCGTASEILVDSVREKICAQKIPTAEWVRIIREAHQLAIPTTATIMYGHCETDADRVRHLAILREIQDETKGFTEFVPLSFIHMNTPIFRNGTARAGATGREDLLMVAVARLFLDNFANIQVSWVKEGIKMAQLGLLAGANDLGGTMFEESISKGAGATNTDYLDPAEMQRVAEDLGRTLCRRTTLYKPV
- a CDS encoding GIY-YIG nuclease family protein encodes the protein MDKGIYCLVVKNPACTVEVGALGPVSFAAGWHGYIGSALGPGGLVRLERHLRLAEHRDKRPKWHIDYLLSDLRFSVAYAMSAPTAERLECRLAALLAQGGTGVDRFGCSDCDCPSHLLHWHRDPKKEIIAAFSSLGLTPGTRTRDT